In a genomic window of Telopea speciosissima isolate NSW1024214 ecotype Mountain lineage chromosome 5, Tspe_v1, whole genome shotgun sequence:
- the LOC122660905 gene encoding galactomannan galactosyltransferase 1-like isoform X2 — MASPPSDQLLLRTAATTTSTATGTAKPQFRNKSSSTLTDGIIFIGGAMAAMLLVWVLWSFVDHPGPNNFSTSVADPKTTTTTASEVFTAKYDCSINLRHDPPSPTFYDDPNLIYSVGGGEPMKNWDEKRREWLKQHPSFAAGVEDRILLVTGSQPSPCRNPIGDHLLLRFFKNKVDYCRIHGYDIFYNNALLHLEMSSYWAKIPVVKAAMLAHPEAEWIWWVDSDAAFTDMEFKLPLDRYREHNLVVHGWANLIYETKEPSWVGLNAGVFLIRNCQWSMDLMEEWASMGPQTPAYKEWGQKLRSTFKDKLFPESDDQSGLLYLMLKGKQRWAERIYLENQYYFEGYWVEIMGTLERIGERYEEMERRMRLLRRRHAEKVSEHYGEA, encoded by the exons ATGGCGTCTCCACCCTCGGATCAACTTCTACTTCGTACAGCAGCAACGACGACGTCGACGGCAACAGGCACGGCTAAGCCCCAATTTCGCAACAAATCCTCCTCCACTCTTACCGACGGcattattttcattggaggagcCATGGCGGCTATGCTACTCGTTTGGGTTCTATGGTCTTTCGTAGACCATCCCGGCCCTAATAACTTTTCTACGTCAGTTGCCGACCCAAAGACCACCACAACCACGGCCTCGGAGGTCTTCACCGCGAAGTATGACTGCAGTATTAACCTACGCCACGACCCACCATCTCCCACCTTTTACGACGACCCCAACCTCATCTACTCCGTAGGCGGAGGGGAACCCATGAAAAACTGGGACGAGAAACGGCGAGAATGGCTGAAGCAACACCCGTCGTTCGCTGCCGGAGTGGAGGATCGAATCCTGCTAGTGACGGGGTCGCAGCCGTCGCCTTGCCGTAACCCGATAGGCGACCACCTGCTGCTGAGGTTCTTCAAGAACAAAGTGGACTACTGCAGGATCCACGGGTACGACATCTTCTACAACAACGCGCTGCTCCACCTGGAGATGAGCTCCTACTGGGCGAAGATACCGGTGGTGAAGGCGGCGATGTTGGCTCATCCGGAGGCGGAATGGATATGGTGGGTGGACTCGGACGCTGCGTTCACGGACATGGAGTTCAAGCTTCCACTGGACAGGTATAGGGAGCACAACCTGGTGGTTCACGGGTGGGCCAACCTGATATACGAAACCAAGGAGCCGAGCTGGGTGGGCTTGAACGCCGGAGTGTTCTTGATTCGGAACTGCCAGTGGTCCATGGACCTAATGGAGGAATGGGCCTCCATGGGTCCACAGACGCCGGCGTACAAGGAGTGGGGCCAGAAGCTGAGATCCACCTTCAAGGACAAGCTGTTCCCGGAGTCGGACGATCAGTCGGGTCTGCTGTACCTGATGCTGAAAGGGAAGCAGCGTTGGGCGGAGCGGATCTACCTAGAGAACCAGTACTACTTCGAGGGTTATTGGGTGGAGATCATGGGGACACTGGAGCGTATCGGAGAGCGATACGAGGAGATGGAAAGGAGGATGAGACTGTTGAGGAGACGACACGCGGAGAAGGTGAGCGAGCACTACGGGGAAGC GTAG
- the LOC122660905 gene encoding galactomannan galactosyltransferase 1-like isoform X1 translates to MASPPSDQLLLRTAATTTSTATGTAKPQFRNKSSSTLTDGIIFIGGAMAAMLLVWVLWSFVDHPGPNNFSTSVADPKTTTTTASEVFTAKYDCSINLRHDPPSPTFYDDPNLIYSVGGGEPMKNWDEKRREWLKQHPSFAAGVEDRILLVTGSQPSPCRNPIGDHLLLRFFKNKVDYCRIHGYDIFYNNALLHLEMSSYWAKIPVVKAAMLAHPEAEWIWWVDSDAAFTDMEFKLPLDRYREHNLVVHGWANLIYETKEPSWVGLNAGVFLIRNCQWSMDLMEEWASMGPQTPAYKEWGQKLRSTFKDKLFPESDDQSGLLYLMLKGKQRWAERIYLENQYYFEGYWVEIMGTLERIGERYEEMERRMRLLRRRHAEKVSEHYGEAWESYLELERERDGNGGKGSWRRPFITHFTGCQPCSGDHNQMYAGESCWQGMEKALNFADNQVLRSFGFVHTHLLNSSSVSPLSF, encoded by the coding sequence ATGGCGTCTCCACCCTCGGATCAACTTCTACTTCGTACAGCAGCAACGACGACGTCGACGGCAACAGGCACGGCTAAGCCCCAATTTCGCAACAAATCCTCCTCCACTCTTACCGACGGcattattttcattggaggagcCATGGCGGCTATGCTACTCGTTTGGGTTCTATGGTCTTTCGTAGACCATCCCGGCCCTAATAACTTTTCTACGTCAGTTGCCGACCCAAAGACCACCACAACCACGGCCTCGGAGGTCTTCACCGCGAAGTATGACTGCAGTATTAACCTACGCCACGACCCACCATCTCCCACCTTTTACGACGACCCCAACCTCATCTACTCCGTAGGCGGAGGGGAACCCATGAAAAACTGGGACGAGAAACGGCGAGAATGGCTGAAGCAACACCCGTCGTTCGCTGCCGGAGTGGAGGATCGAATCCTGCTAGTGACGGGGTCGCAGCCGTCGCCTTGCCGTAACCCGATAGGCGACCACCTGCTGCTGAGGTTCTTCAAGAACAAAGTGGACTACTGCAGGATCCACGGGTACGACATCTTCTACAACAACGCGCTGCTCCACCTGGAGATGAGCTCCTACTGGGCGAAGATACCGGTGGTGAAGGCGGCGATGTTGGCTCATCCGGAGGCGGAATGGATATGGTGGGTGGACTCGGACGCTGCGTTCACGGACATGGAGTTCAAGCTTCCACTGGACAGGTATAGGGAGCACAACCTGGTGGTTCACGGGTGGGCCAACCTGATATACGAAACCAAGGAGCCGAGCTGGGTGGGCTTGAACGCCGGAGTGTTCTTGATTCGGAACTGCCAGTGGTCCATGGACCTAATGGAGGAATGGGCCTCCATGGGTCCACAGACGCCGGCGTACAAGGAGTGGGGCCAGAAGCTGAGATCCACCTTCAAGGACAAGCTGTTCCCGGAGTCGGACGATCAGTCGGGTCTGCTGTACCTGATGCTGAAAGGGAAGCAGCGTTGGGCGGAGCGGATCTACCTAGAGAACCAGTACTACTTCGAGGGTTATTGGGTGGAGATCATGGGGACACTGGAGCGTATCGGAGAGCGATACGAGGAGATGGAAAGGAGGATGAGACTGTTGAGGAGACGACACGCGGAGAAGGTGAGCGAGCACTACGGGGAAGCGTGGGAGTCGTACCTAGAGCTGGAGCGGGAGCGGGACGGGAACGGCGGCAAGGGTAGCTGGAGACGACCCTTCATCACGCACTTCACCGGGTGTCAGCCCTGCAGTGGTGATCACAACCAGATGTACGCAGGGGAGAGCTGCTGGCAGGGGATGGAGAAGGCCCTCAACTTCGCCGACAATCAGGTGCTTCGCAGCTTTGGTTTCGTGCATACTCACCTACTGAATTCCTCCTCCGTGTCGCCTCTGtcgttttga